Proteins from a single region of Xiphophorus maculatus strain JP 163 A chromosome 22, X_maculatus-5.0-male, whole genome shotgun sequence:
- the LOC111606730 gene encoding uncharacterized protein LOC111606730: MLDTQSDSTFVLEDVIDRLNVDFHPTKLKLSTMTAVDTIISSKSVHGLQVRGLNSESRIQLHQAYSRDFIPVDKSYIPTKETALMWPHLRNLADKLPPVQDCDVGLLIGYDCPAALAPLEVITGDKNQPFAQRSELGWSIIGSSNPHLDRQGGQSFVHRLTVKELPSPSSTDILKVLESDFTERSYEEKYVSRDDVNFIQFLSNNITQRDDGHYEMPLPFKGNDLPNLPNNKRLAQVRLQGLKKKLKTSKQYYEQYKTFMEETINKGDAEPAPTTSEGETEWYLPHHGIYHPRKPDKLRVVFDCSAKFHGVSLNDTLLTGPDLINPLVGVLCRFRKETIAIICDIERMFHQFSVTPESRNYLKFLWWKGGDLEKEPQEFRMTVHLFGAASSPGCANFGLKHLAQQHKANYPQAATFIEKNFYVDDGLVSVPSVEEAKKLIIESQELCKKGGLRLHKFNSNKEAALTCLDSSEVAAAIEPHGLDPSSSERALGIQWLIKNDTFVFNIGLKDQASTRRSCLSIIASLYDPLGFIAPFSLSGKLILQELCHRGIGWDDPLPEDIKPRWEKWTNDLLKLKEISIPRCYHPPDFHNIVRVELHHFSDASCVGYGACSYLRYINDKDEVHCSLVIAKARVAPSKITSIPRLELAAAVISTKVSVMLRCELDLKIDQEFFWTDSRVVLGYINNEARRFHIFVANRVQLIRDNSDPNQWHYVETSENPADHASRGLCASDIHSTNWLQGPRFLWEHELQLTTSTPTELLVGDPEVKTIQVLATDVKCSNDILNRLNRFSSWTTLLKVVARIKRLGSKQQHGEHVTVDEREKAAETVIKIVQQQTFPNEVKLLKGEKNIPNTSALFSCDPIWSEGLLHVGGRLKQSSLCLKVKHPVILPNNSHITKLIVSHYHAKTCHQGRGQTQMELRTNGFWVIGGSKLVAKMIRDCVFCRKLRRPTEKQRMADLPKERVESSAPFTYSGMDCFGPFIVKKARKEYKRYGLIFTCLYSRAVHIEMLEDLSTDSFINALRCFISIRGTVRQLHCDQGSNFVGARNEFTQALKQCDTKLLEVFLTDKQCEFVFNSPSASHAGGIWERQIRTIRNVLNATFAQCSGRLDDASLRTLLYEAMAIVNSRPLTVDGINDPRALEPITPNHLIMMKSKVSLPPPGVFVKEDLYATKRWRRVQYLIEQFWSRWKREYLLNISMRQKWHSAQRNLKKGDIVIIKDDNLPRNQWQLGRVVETVQGDDGLVRRVKVQVGERKSNSSSKLSIIERPIQKLVLLLENDEK, translated from the coding sequence ATGCTGGACACACAAAGTGACTCGACGTTTGTGTTAGAAGATGTAATTGACAGACTGAATGTGGATTTCCATCCAACAAAGCTGAAACTGAGTACTATGACTGCTGTCGACACAATCATTTCCAGCAAGAGTGTTCATGGTCTACAAGTTCGAGGACTTAACTCTGAGAGTCGCATCCAACTACATCAAGCTTATAGCAGAGATTTTATCCCAGTGGACAAGTCTTATATTCCGACGAAAGAAACTGCATTAATGTGGCCCCATCTCAGAAACTTGGCAGATAAGTTACCTCCCGTTCAGGACTGTGATGTAGGGCTTCTCATTGGATACGACTGTCCAGCTGCTCTAGCTCCACTTGAAGTTATAACAGGTGATAAAAACCAACCATTTGCACAGAGATCAGAACTAGGATGGAGTATAATAGGCTCATCAAACCCCCACCTAGACAGACAAGGAGGTCAAAGTTTTGTGCATCGACTCACAGTAAAGGAGCTACCAAGCCCGTCTTCAACTGACATTTTAAAGGTCTTAGAGTCGGATTTTACGGAGAGAAGTTACGAAGAAAAATATGTGTCCCGAGATGATGTTAATTTTATACAGTTTCTCAGTAACAACATCACACAGAGGGATGATGGGCATTATGAAATGCCTCTTCCGTTCAAAGGCAACGACCTGCCTAACCTACCAAACAACAAAAGACTAGCCCAAGTTCGCCTGCAGGGTcttaagaaaaaattaaagaccAGCAAACAATACTATGAGCAATACAAAACATTCATGGAAGAAACCATAAATAAGGGTGATGCAGAGCCTGCCCCTACAACATCTGAAGGAGAAACAGAGTGGTACCTTCCACATCATGGCATCTACCATCCCAGAAAACCAGATAAGCTGagagttgtttttgattgttcaGCCAAATTCCATGGTGTTTCTCTTAACGACACATTGCTTACTGGGCCTGATTTAATCAATCCTTTGGTAGGGGTACTATGTCGCTTCAGGAAGGAGACCATAGCTATAATTTGTGACATAGAAAGAATGTTTCACCAATTTTCTGTCACTCCTGAATCCAGAAATTATCTCAAATTCCTCTGGTGGAAAGGTGGAGATTTGGAGAAAGAACCACAGGAGTTCAGAATGACAGTTCATCTCTTTGGAGCTGCTTCATCTCCAGGATGTGCCAACTTTGGGTTAAAGCATCTGGCACAGCAACACAAGGCTAACTATCCTCAGGCAGCCACATTTATTGAGAAAAACTTTTATGTGGATGATGGCTTAGTCAGTGTGCCATCAGTTGAGGAAGCCAAGAAACTGATCATTGAATCACAAGAGTTGTGTAAGAAAGGAGGCTTAAGGCTTCATAAATTCAACTCAAACAAGGAAGCTGCTCTCACATGCTTGGATTCTTCAGAAGTAGCAGCAGCCATCGAGCCCCATGGTTTGGATCCATCCTCATCTGAGCGTGCACTCGGGATTCAGTGGTTGATAAAAAATGACACCTTTGTTTTTAACATCGGCTTAAAAGATCAAGCTTCAACCCGCCGCAGCTGCTTGTCCATCATTGCTTCACTTTATGACCCTCTCGGATTCATTGCTCCATTCAGCCTTAGTGGAAAACTGATTCTTCAAGAGCTTTGTCACCGAGGCATAGGATGGGACGATCCTCTCCCAGAAGACATAAAGCCACGGTGGGAGAAATGGACAAATGATCTACTGAAATTGAAAGAGATCTCAATTCCCAGATGTTATCACCCCCCTGACTTCCACAACATTGTCAGAGTAGAGCTGCACCATTTTTCTGATGCTAGCTGTGTAGGATATGGTGCATGTTCTTACCTGAGATACATAAATGACAAGGATGAAGTTCACTGCAGTCTTGTGATAGCAAAGGCAAGGGTTGCTCCCTCAAAGATCACAAGTATCCCAAGATTAGAACTTGCAGCAGCAGTGATTTCTACAAAGGTCAGTGTCATGCTTAGATGTGAACTTGACCTAAAGATTGATCAAGAATTTTTCTGGACTGACTCACGAGTTGTACTAGGGTACATCAATAATGAGGCTCGCAGGTTCCACATATTTGTTGCCAACCGTGTTCAACTGATTAGAGATAACAGTGATCCTAATCAGTGGCATTATGTTGAAACGTCAGAAAACCCGGCTGATCATGCATCCAGAGGTCTTTGTGCTTCAGATATTCATTCGACAAACTGGCTGCAAGGACCAAGGTTTCTTTGGGAGCATGAGTTACAACTGACGACCAGCACTCCAACGGAATTACTAGTCGGTGATCCTGAAGTCAAGACAATTCAGGTGCTCGCAACTGATGTCAAATGTAGTAATGACATCCTCAATCGCCTGAATCGATTCTCCTCTTGGACAACACTCCTCAAGGTAGTTGCAAGAATCAAGAGACTAGGTTCAAAGCAACAACATGGCGAACATGTGACTGTTGACGAACGTGAAAAGGCTGCTGAAACAGTGATTAAGATTGTGCAACAACAAACCTTCCCAAATGAAGTAAAATTGCTTAAAGGTGAAAAGAACATTCCAAACACCAGCGCTCTTTTCAGTTGTGATCCCATCTGGTCTGAAGGGCTTCTTCATGTCGGTGGAAGATTAAAGCAGTCATCTCTCTGTCTTAAAGTCAAACACCCAGTGATACTACCCAACAACAGTCATATTACTAAGCTGATTGTGTCCCACTACCATGCTAAGACATGTCATCAGGGTCGAGGCCAGACACAAATGGAACTTAGAACCAATGGCTTCTGGGTCATTGGTGGGAGTAAGTTGGTGGCCAAGATGATACGCgattgtgtgttttgcagaaaaCTTAGGCGGCcaacagaaaagcagagaatGGCTGACCTTCCTAAAGAACGCGTCGAATCCTCTGCACCTTTCACATATAGCGGCATGGACTGTTTTGGCCCTTTCATTGTGAAGAAAGCCCGCAAAGAATACAAAAGATATGGTCTAATTTTCACATGTCTCTACTCTAGAGCTGTCCATATCGAAATGCTCGAAGACCTGTCGACTGACTCTTTCATAAATGCACTGAGATGCTTTATCAGCATTAGAGGAACTGTAAGACAACTGCACTGTGATCAAGGCTCTAATTTTGTTGGTGCCAGGAACGAGTTCACACAAGCACTGAAACAATGTGACACTAAGTTACTTGAAGTTTTCTTGACGGACAAACagtgtgaatttgttttcaattcCCCCTCTGCCAGTCATGCAGGTGGTATCTGGGAAAGACagatcagaaccatcagaaatGTGTTGAATGCTACTTTTGCACAGTGCTCAGGCCGACTTGATGACGCCTCCCTCAGGACATTGTTATATGAGGCAATGGCTATTGTAAACAGCCGCCCATTAACAGTGGATGGAATCAATGATCCGCGAGCATTAGAGCCCATAACACCGAACCATCTCATTATGATGAAATCTAAGGTTTCTCTTCCTCCCCCTGGAGTGTTTGTCAAAGAGGACCTATATGCCAcaaagaggtggaggagagTGCAGTATCTCATTGAACAATTTTGGAGTCGCTGGAAAAGGGAATAtttgttgaacatttccatGAGACAGAAATGGCACTCGGCTCAGCGTAACCTCAAGAAAGGGGACATTGTCATTATCAAAGACGACAACCTTCCAAGAAATCAGTGGCAACTAGGACGAGTGGTTGAAACTGTTCAAGGCGATGATGGATTGGTCCGTCGAGTCAAAGTTCAAGTCGGAGAGCGAAAGTCCAATTCCTCTTCCAAACTCTCAATTATTGAGAGACCAATCCAGAAATTGGTTCTTCTTTTGGAAAATGATGAGAAGTGA
- the htr7 gene encoding 5-hydroxytryptamine receptor 7 encodes MVVVGATNGTFSADNMRSAFMIEDTVGGGEPGISTNMMISEALAPRLLKIAQDAAEAAAAAAAAATSPSSSSQPQVMETNGTRCGEQILSYGRVEKVLIGGVLTMLTLSTICGNLLVVISVCFVKKLRQPSNYLIVSLALADLSVALAVMPFVSITDLIGGQWIFGQFFCNVFIAMDVMCCTASIMTLCVISIDRYLGITKPLTYPVRQNGCCMAKMILSVWLLSASITLPPLFGWAQNVNDGRVCLISQDFGYTVYSTAVAFYIPMSVMLIMYYRIYRAAKLSAAKHTITGFPRAGEHRAGAAHRGGRAVHEPRQPSESGETGSVEATETEQCEEEAEEESLDCVAAALKLQREVEEECSSRVSRLLKSGEHYQRRKRKNQSIFKREQKAAATLGIVVGAFTFCWLPFFLVSTARPFVCGVECSCVPLWLERTLLWLGYANSLINPFIYAFFNRDLRTTYSNLLRCRYRNINRKLSAAGMHEALKLVEKPDA; translated from the exons ATGGTTGTTGTGGGAGCGACTAACGGAACTTTCTCCGCTGACAACATGAGGTCCGCGTTCATGATCGAGGACACAGTCGGCGGCGGAGAGCCTGGCATTTCCACCAACATGATGATCTCTGAAGCTCTGGCGCCTCGGCTGCTGAAAATTGCGCAGGACGCCGCAGAAGCTGCggcagcggcggcggcagcgGCCACTTCTCCGTCCTCCTCCAGTCAGCCGCAGGTCATGGAGACGAACGGGACGCGCTGCGGGGAGCAGATCCTGAGCTACGGCCGCGTGGAGAAGGTTCTGATCGGCGGGGTGCTCACCATGCTCACCCTGTCCACGATCTGCGGGAACCTGCTGGTGGTCATCTCGGTGTGCTTCGTGAAGAAGCTGCGCCAGCCTTCCAACTACCTGATCGTGTCTCTGGCGCTGGCCGACCTGTCCGTGGCGCTGGCCGTGATGCCGTTCGTCAGCATCACGGACCTCATCGGCGGCCAGTGGATATTCGGACAGTTTTTTTGCAACGTTTTCATCGCCATGGATGTGATGTGCTGCACCGCGTCCATCATGACTCTGTGCGTAATCAGCATcgacag GTACCTGGGCATCACCAAACCTCTGACCTATCCCGTCCGACAGAACGGCTGCTGCATGGCCAAGATGATCCTGTCAGTGTGGCTCCTCTCCGCCTCCATCACCCTGCCCCCGCTCTTCGGCTGGGCGCAGAACGTCAACGACGGCAGAGTCTGCCTCATCAGCCAGGACTTTGGCTACACCGTCTACTCCACGGCCGTGGCCTTCTACATCCCCATGTCGGTCATGTTGATCATGTACTACAGGATCTACAGAGCAGCCAAGCTCAGCGCCGCCAAGCACACAATCACCGGCTTCCCCAGGGCCGGGGAGCACCGCGCAGGGGCGGCACACAGAGGGGGCCGAGCGGTGCACGAGCCCCGGCAGCCGTCAGAGTCTGGGGAGACGGGGAGCGTCGAGGCAACGGAGACGGAGCAATGTGAGGAGGAGGCCGAGGAGGAGAGCCTGGACTGCGTGGCGGCGGCGCTGAAGCTGCAgcgggaggtggaggaggagtgCAGCAGCCGCGTGTCCCGCCTTCTGAAGAGCGGTGAGCACTACCagcggaggaagaggaagaaccAGTCCATCTTCAAGCGGGAGCAGAAGGCAGCAGCCACCCTGGGCATCGTGGTGGGCGCCTTCACCTTCTGCTGGCTGCCGTTCTTCCTGGTGTCCACGGCCCGGCCCTTCGTCTGCGGCGTGGAGTGCAGCTGCGTGCCGCTGTGGCTGGAGAGGACGCTGCTGTGGCTCGGCTACGCCAACTCACTCATCAACCCCTTCATCTACGCCTTCTTCAACCGCGACCTGCGGACCACCTACAGCAACCTGCTGCGCTGCCGCTACCGGAACATCAACCGGAAGCTGTCGGCAGCCGGCATGCACGAGGCTCTGAAGCTGGTGGAGAAGCCAGATGCCTGA